The following coding sequences are from one Gemella haemolysans ATCC 10379 window:
- a CDS encoding GNAT family N-acetyltransferase, whose translation MINIRTVELEDAEQLVNIYRPYVEHTAITFDYTVPSVHEFEEKISKSIQRYPFLVATEGNDILGYAYASEFYPKDAYKWTAEITIYLDEKARGKGVGEKLYSELEKQLYDRGICRLTSCIAYPDEGSISFHEKRGFRKVAHFEKVGYKFNRWYDVVWYQKDIRENIE comes from the coding sequence ATGATAAATATTAGAACAGTTGAATTAGAAGATGCTGAGCAGTTGGTAAATATTTATAGACCATATGTAGAACATACAGCCATTACCTTTGATTATACAGTACCAAGTGTACATGAGTTTGAAGAGAAAATTTCGAAATCTATTCAAAGATATCCGTTTTTAGTAGCAACAGAAGGAAATGACATACTAGGATATGCCTATGCTAGTGAGTTTTATCCAAAAGATGCATACAAATGGACAGCTGAGATTACAATCTATCTAGATGAAAAAGCTCGTGGTAAAGGTGTTGGAGAGAAGTTGTATTCTGAACTTGAAAAACAACTTTATGACAGGGGAATATGTAGATTGACGTCATGTATTGCCTATCCAGACGAAGGAAGTATTTCTTTCCATGAAAAAAGAGGGTTTAGAAAAGTAGCTCACTTTGAGAAAGTAGGTTATAAATTTAATCGTTGGTATGATGTAGTTTGGTATCAAAAAGATATTAGAGAAAATATTGAATAG
- the tehB gene encoding SAM-dependent methyltransferase TehB: MTKNLVCYKQLPLWTAETLPKPFRQKHNTRKDVWAKLTILKGKLQFTELTEDNEVVKEHIFTPESNIPFVEPQAWHRVAPLSDNLECFLEFYCEPKNYFKNKYDINPAHSEVVEALKTIKPCKTLDLGSGQGRNSLFLSKLGFEVTAVDNNIPALEFLMETSKIENLDIKIGSYDINTAALRNTYDFILSTVVLMFIEEQSIPNVIKNMQDQTNIGGYNLIVAAMSTDDAPCPLPFPFTFKENELKEYYKDWEFIKYNEDFGQLHKTDANGNRFKLRFATMLAKKIK, translated from the coding sequence ATGACAAAAAACTTAGTATGCTATAAACAATTACCACTTTGGACAGCCGAAACACTTCCTAAACCATTTAGGCAAAAACACAATACTAGAAAAGACGTCTGGGCAAAATTAACTATTCTTAAAGGAAAACTTCAATTTACAGAATTAACTGAAGATAATGAAGTTGTGAAGGAGCATATATTTACACCTGAGAGTAATATTCCATTCGTGGAACCACAAGCATGGCATCGTGTTGCACCGTTATCTGATAATTTAGAATGTTTCTTAGAGTTTTACTGCGAACCAAAAAATTATTTCAAAAACAAATACGATATTAATCCTGCTCACTCTGAAGTAGTAGAAGCCCTAAAAACTATTAAACCTTGTAAAACATTGGACTTAGGATCTGGTCAAGGGCGCAACTCTTTATTCCTTTCTAAACTTGGTTTTGAGGTGACTGCCGTAGACAACAATATTCCTGCTCTAGAATTTTTAATGGAAACATCTAAAATTGAAAATTTAGATATTAAAATAGGGAGCTATGATATAAATACAGCGGCTCTTAGAAATACCTATGACTTCATTCTTTCAACAGTAGTATTAATGTTTATCGAAGAACAATCTATACCTAATGTTATTAAAAATATGCAAGACCAAACTAATATAGGTGGCTATAATTTAATAGTAGCCGCAATGTCTACTGATGATGCACCTTGCCCCCTACCTTTCCCTTTTACTTTTAAAGAAAATGAACTTAAAGAATATTACAAAGACTGGGAATTTATTAAATATAATGAAGATTTTGGACAACTTCATAAGACTGATGCTAATGGTAATAGGTTTAAACTACGTTTTGCTACTATGCTAGCTAAAAAAATTAAATAA
- a CDS encoding alpha/beta hydrolase family protein has product MNFKKIIIGIVALVAIVAVAFGVKSQFSPKNNQQDSGNSLVENSSTNTSNIHTSNIVKEELYAEGQGKKIYGYITAPKNYKEQKLPTIIASHGFGGNAERQDYYAQSLAKEGYVVYSFDYMGGNKNSRSGNDTLKMSVFTEVDDLDVVVNTLKNQNFVDKNNIFLLGQSQGGVVSTIEGAKLKEKIKGLILVFPAFVLFDDARELFKSVSDIPEVYNHRGNEVGKAYFEKPLDYDVYNDMKNYDGKVLIVHGTSDNVAPISYSRRAIETFKDAKLKEIPGAGHGFRGAQQEEATKAIIDFVRESI; this is encoded by the coding sequence ATGAATTTTAAAAAAATAATAATAGGAATAGTGGCATTAGTTGCTATAGTAGCAGTAGCTTTTGGAGTAAAATCACAATTTTCTCCAAAAAATAATCAACAAGATAGTGGAAATAGTCTTGTAGAAAACTCTTCGACAAACACTTCAAATATTCATACGAGTAATATAGTTAAAGAAGAACTTTATGCTGAAGGTCAAGGGAAGAAAATATACGGATACATAACGGCACCAAAAAATTATAAGGAACAAAAACTACCGACAATAATTGCTTCTCACGGTTTTGGAGGTAATGCTGAACGACAAGATTATTACGCTCAGAGTTTAGCGAAAGAAGGATATGTAGTTTACTCATTTGATTATATGGGTGGGAATAAAAATAGTCGAAGTGGAAATGATACTTTAAAAATGTCTGTATTTACAGAAGTTGATGATCTTGATGTAGTGGTAAATACACTAAAAAATCAAAACTTTGTAGATAAAAATAATATTTTCTTATTAGGTCAAAGTCAAGGTGGAGTTGTGTCTACTATTGAGGGTGCCAAACTTAAGGAAAAGATAAAAGGATTAATATTAGTATTCCCAGCGTTTGTATTATTTGATGATGCACGAGAATTATTCAAATCAGTATCAGATATTCCAGAAGTATATAATCACAGAGGAAACGAAGTAGGAAAAGCTTATTTTGAGAAACCATTAGACTATGATGTTTACAATGATATGAAGAATTATGATGGGAAAGTTCTTATTGTACATGGAACAAGCGATAATGTTGCACCGATAAGTTATTCGCGTCGAGCTATAGAAACTTTTAAAGATGCTAAATTAAAAGAAATTCCAGGAGCTGGTCATGGATTTAGAGGAGCTCAACAAGAAGAAGCCACTAAGGCAATTATTGATTTCGTAAGAGAAAGTATTTAA
- a CDS encoding ECF transporter S component encodes MKKWSTKDIIILALIGFLFGGIFLAAGWVYAILETALTPLGYAPFANSILFGLWVMAAPVAAVLIKKPGSATLGEVLGALAEMLYGSFFGAAVLVSGLVQGLGSEFGFFITKYKRYDSKSLFLSAIGITVFSFVYEYFKLGYEAYSTGMIIALFAVRFISVVVFGVICVKLILNIVNKVQNSGSK; translated from the coding sequence ATGAAAAAATGGTCTACAAAGGACATTATTATTTTAGCTTTAATAGGTTTCTTATTCGGAGGGATATTCCTTGCCGCTGGTTGGGTTTACGCTATTCTAGAGACAGCACTTACTCCATTAGGGTATGCACCTTTTGCAAATTCAATTTTATTTGGGTTGTGGGTTATGGCTGCACCAGTTGCTGCGGTATTAATCAAAAAACCTGGTAGTGCTACACTTGGAGAAGTTCTAGGCGCTTTAGCTGAAATGCTATATGGTTCATTTTTCGGAGCTGCAGTTCTTGTTTCAGGTTTGGTCCAAGGATTAGGATCTGAGTTTGGATTTTTCATTACTAAATACAAACGTTATGATTCAAAATCACTATTTCTTTCTGCAATAGGTATTACTGTCTTCAGCTTTGTATATGAATATTTCAAACTTGGTTATGAAGCATATTCTACAGGCATGATCATAGCGTTATTTGCTGTTCGTTTTATTTCTGTAGTAGTTTTCGGAGTTATCTGCGTTAAACTAATCTTAAACATCGTAAATAAAGTACAAAACAGTGGTAGTAAATAA
- a CDS encoding ABC transporter ATP-binding protein: MNIIEIDNFSLKIKDKVLFDNVSLKIKEHSWLVLTGNIGSGKSTLLRTICKLNKEHYEGVITYKGKNIIDIPMQEHVKNIGYVMQHAINQFVMPTLEEEIIFALENLCLEPQVINEKLDYALSITNTREISTKHIHTLSGGERQRAAFAVALAMGSEVLILDEPFANVDKKTRNSLLTLLKDLNNHGVTIIVCDHEHHLYLNYADTFTYLSDGNLELVTNPTSKNSNMKLCNNTQSEQILRLENISIQQGKKELLNIDDFHIFKGITTLTGDNGTGKTTLLHAISQLKKYDGKIYFNEEKVKKSRKLYKKISTCLQDAFQQFISLMPREEISMQKDIWDHATLWQERLLKEFDLEKELDKSLYYYSGGQRKLIQLMCLLSQQTELLLLDEPFTHLDKRACSFIMDWIEENKRLTGQSFIIVSHRLEPLNNRSDYHIEISNNTLHYIKEDCYEKENN, encoded by the coding sequence ATGAATATCATAGAAATCGATAATTTTTCTTTGAAAATTAAAGATAAAGTCTTATTTGATAACGTTAGTTTAAAAATAAAAGAACATAGTTGGTTAGTCTTAACCGGAAATATTGGTAGTGGTAAGTCTACCCTACTTCGTACTATTTGTAAATTAAATAAAGAACATTATGAGGGAGTAATTACTTACAAAGGTAAAAACATTATTGATATTCCTATGCAAGAACACGTTAAAAATATTGGCTACGTCATGCAGCATGCAATTAATCAGTTTGTTATGCCTACTTTGGAAGAAGAGATAATCTTTGCATTAGAGAACCTATGTCTAGAACCACAGGTTATTAACGAAAAACTGGACTATGCTTTATCTATTACAAATACTCGTGAAATTTCTACAAAGCATATCCATACATTGTCTGGAGGAGAACGTCAACGAGCTGCTTTTGCAGTAGCATTAGCAATGGGAAGCGAAGTTCTAATTTTAGATGAACCTTTTGCAAATGTAGATAAGAAGACTCGTAATTCTCTATTAACTCTTCTGAAAGACTTAAATAACCATGGTGTGACTATAATCGTGTGCGATCATGAGCATCATCTATACTTGAACTATGCAGATACCTTTACTTATCTTTCTGATGGGAATTTAGAATTAGTAACAAATCCAACTTCTAAAAATTCTAATATGAAGTTATGTAACAATACTCAATCTGAACAAATCTTAAGACTAGAAAATATATCTATTCAACAAGGAAAAAAAGAATTATTAAATATCGATGATTTTCATATATTTAAAGGTATTACTACTTTAACGGGAGATAATGGAACAGGAAAAACAACATTATTACATGCTATTTCTCAATTAAAAAAATACGATGGAAAGATATACTTTAATGAAGAAAAGGTAAAAAAATCAAGAAAGTTATATAAAAAAATAAGTACTTGTTTACAAGATGCATTTCAACAGTTTATTAGCTTGATGCCTCGTGAAGAGATTTCAATGCAAAAAGATATTTGGGATCACGCTACATTATGGCAAGAGAGACTTTTAAAAGAATTTGATTTAGAAAAAGAACTTGATAAAAGTCTATATTATTATAGTGGTGGCCAGCGAAAACTTATTCAACTTATGTGTTTATTAAGCCAACAAACTGAGCTATTGCTTCTTGATGAACCCTTTACCCATCTTGATAAAAGAGCATGTTCGTTTATAATGGATTGGATTGAAGAAAATAAAAGACTTACTGGACAATCATTTATTATTGTAAGTCATAGATTAGAGCCACTAAATAATAGAAGCGATTATCATATTGAAATTTCAAATAATACACTACATTATATAAAGGAGGATTGTTATGAAAAAGAAAATAATTAG
- a CDS encoding low molecular weight protein-tyrosine-phosphatase, with product MVKVLFVCLGNICRSPMAEAIFRDMVEKEGLSEKILIDSAATSSWEHGNPVHSGTRKELAKVGIGVEGMYSRILNDNDLDADYIVGMDDSNIENIKKFIAGRETGEVKKLLEYAGEDRIIDDPWYTGDFKTTFNDVTKGCTALLDKIKKDNL from the coding sequence ATGGTAAAAGTGTTATTTGTCTGTTTAGGAAATATCTGTCGTTCACCTATGGCAGAAGCAATATTCAGAGATATGGTAGAAAAAGAAGGTTTAAGTGAAAAAATCCTAATTGATTCAGCTGCAACAAGTAGTTGGGAACACGGTAATCCAGTTCACAGTGGAACTAGAAAAGAACTTGCTAAAGTTGGTATCGGGGTAGAAGGGATGTATTCTCGCATCCTAAACGATAATGACCTAGATGCAGATTATATCGTAGGAATGGATGACAGCAATATAGAAAATATTAAAAAATTTATTGCAGGTAGAGAAACAGGAGAGGTTAAAAAATTATTAGAATATGCTGGAGAAGATAGAATTATCGATGATCCGTGGTATACAGGAGATTTCAAAACAACATTCAATGATGTAACTAAAGGATGTACCGCTTTATTAGATAAAATCAAGAAAGACAATCTTTAA